Proteins encoded together in one Hymenobacter monticola window:
- the nuoL gene encoding NADH-quinone oxidoreductase subunit L yields METVLPGANAPYSTFLYVLIPLLPFVGFLINGLLNKKLSGTVAGLIGSATVLGSFLISVMLFLNFQYQYTVQLFDWITVGSLQIPFQYQIDQLSLIMLLLVTGVGFLIHVYSIGYMHHDENVGKFFSFLNLFVFSMLLLVMGANFVILFIGWEGVGLCSYLLIGFWNKNTNYNNAAKKAFIINRIGDLGFLLGIFLIYLTFNSVQYAEVFQKASLGQFGTYGVGVCTFITLLLFVGAMGKSAQLPLYTWLPDAMAGPTPVSALIHAATMVTAGIYMVLRSNVLFTLAPHTLEVVAIVGAATALFAATIGLAQNDIKKVLAYSTVSQLGYMFLALGVMGYSTALFHVLTHAFFKALMFLGAGSVIHAMSNEQDLRRMGGLRKALPITFLTFLIGCLAISGIPPFSGFFSKDEILAHAYEHNKVLWAMGLLTAFLTAFYMFRLLFLAFFGEFRGTAEQKHHLHESPASMTLPLIILAVLAAVGGFMGAPMFTGGHHYLAEYLAPIFTYSQRIMPAAFTAEPDHNTELMLIGLSVAAGVLGIVLAYVMYVARATRPAEDEAQRSAPESLVYHKYYIDELYDNLFTKPVMWLSTGLYKFVENGIINPAVGVFGRAVNGGGALLRYVQTGAVETYLILMVIGIVLILGLNFGRF; encoded by the coding sequence ATGGAAACCGTTCTCCCCGGCGCCAACGCCCCGTATTCTACGTTTCTTTACGTTCTCATTCCGCTGCTGCCTTTCGTCGGCTTTCTCATCAATGGGCTGCTGAACAAGAAGCTGTCTGGCACCGTGGCCGGGCTCATTGGCAGCGCCACCGTGCTGGGCTCGTTCCTGATTTCGGTGATGCTGTTCCTGAATTTCCAGTACCAGTACACCGTGCAGCTGTTCGACTGGATTACGGTGGGCTCGCTGCAGATTCCTTTCCAGTACCAGATTGACCAGCTCTCGCTGATTATGCTGCTGCTCGTGACGGGCGTGGGCTTCCTGATTCACGTGTACAGCATCGGCTACATGCACCACGACGAGAACGTGGGCAAGTTCTTTAGTTTCCTGAACTTGTTCGTTTTCAGCATGCTGCTGCTGGTAATGGGGGCCAATTTCGTCATCCTGTTCATCGGCTGGGAAGGCGTGGGGCTGTGCTCCTACCTGCTCATCGGCTTCTGGAATAAGAACACCAACTACAACAACGCCGCCAAGAAAGCCTTCATCATCAACCGCATCGGTGACCTGGGTTTCCTGCTCGGCATCTTCCTGATTTATCTGACCTTCAACTCGGTGCAGTATGCCGAGGTGTTCCAGAAAGCCAGCCTCGGCCAGTTTGGTACCTATGGCGTGGGCGTGTGCACGTTCATTACGCTGCTGCTGTTTGTGGGCGCCATGGGCAAGTCGGCCCAGCTGCCGCTCTACACCTGGCTGCCCGACGCCATGGCCGGCCCCACGCCGGTTTCGGCCCTCATCCACGCCGCGACGATGGTGACGGCGGGCATCTACATGGTGCTGCGCTCCAACGTGTTGTTCACCCTCGCGCCGCATACGCTCGAAGTGGTGGCCATTGTGGGCGCGGCCACGGCACTGTTTGCCGCTACCATTGGCCTGGCGCAGAACGATATTAAAAAGGTGCTGGCTTACTCCACGGTGTCGCAGCTGGGCTATATGTTTCTGGCGCTGGGCGTGATGGGCTACTCCACGGCGCTGTTTCACGTGCTCACCCACGCCTTCTTTAAAGCGCTGATGTTCCTCGGAGCTGGCTCCGTGATTCACGCCATGAGCAACGAGCAGGACCTGCGCCGCATGGGCGGCCTGCGCAAGGCGCTGCCCATCACCTTCCTCACGTTCCTCATCGGCTGCCTGGCCATTTCGGGCATCCCGCCCTTTTCGGGCTTCTTCTCGAAAGACGAAATCCTGGCGCACGCCTACGAGCACAACAAAGTGCTGTGGGCCATGGGCTTGCTTACGGCTTTCCTGACGGCGTTCTACATGTTCCGCCTGCTGTTCCTGGCTTTCTTCGGCGAGTTCCGCGGCACCGCGGAGCAGAAGCATCATTTGCACGAGTCGCCGGCGTCGATGACGCTGCCGCTCATCATTCTGGCCGTGCTGGCGGCCGTGGGTGGATTTATGGGGGCGCCCATGTTCACGGGTGGGCACCACTACCTGGCCGAGTACCTGGCCCCGATTTTCACGTACTCGCAGCGCATCATGCCAGCCGCCTTTACGGCCGAGCCCGACCACAACACGGAGCTGATGCTCATAGGCTTGTCGGTGGCCGCTGGCGTGCTGGGCATTGTGCTGGCCTACGTGATGTACGTGGCCCGCGCCACGCGCCCGGCCGAAGACGAGGCCCAACGCTCGGCTCCCGAAAGCCTGGTGTACCACAAATACTACATCGACGAGCTGTACGACAACCTGTTCACCAAGCCGGTGATGTGGCTCTCGACGGGCCTCTACAAATTTGTAGAAAACGGCATCATCAACCCCGCCGTGGGCGTGTTTGGGCGCGCCGTGAACGGGGGCGGGGCCCTTCTGCGCTACGTGCAAACCGGCGCCGTGGAAACCTACCTCATCCTGATGGTTATCGGCATTGTGCTGATTCTGGGTTTAAATTTCGGTCGGTTTTAA
- a CDS encoding OmpA family protein gives MRLKPQLLRGAALGAVMLGMNAPHAQAQTADKKTAISGWVSSLQYTGNLGSDFWKRSGVDIEVGGGGGITRYLSPSFDLGVYGNYETYKFSSNTKPGENFEARVGMIDLGLKLKMNNGKILKEDFFLQPYLMAGPGLFITNSKGRSTSLGQAGPTDFFRQIRRGEVFGAGGLRFRLSPSVFADVQLGYFYPFTDEVDGVVQNDVDSRNDRFLRSQAGLTVAFGQAKDEDKDGVPDRKDKCPGTPAGVAVDPNGCPLDKDGDGVPDYQDKCPDVKGLAALQGCPDRDGDGVTDAEDACPDTPGKAELRGCPDSDNDGVIDQNDKCPGTPAGVRVDANGCPLDRDGDGVPDYQDRCPDRPGPASNKGCPEIKAEAKKRLQEATKFINFEFNKAVLLPSSYPTLKDLAALMSEYPDYTMSIAGHTDSKGADDYNLRLSYDRAASARTYMLSQGVPADRIESRGYGETKPIADNAKAAGQALNRRVEFDLYLTGEPNSAEVKYGPAPTISELQKTPEGRPTAGKAPVKKAPAKKAPVKKAPAKRK, from the coding sequence ATGCGTCTGAAACCTCAACTCCTTCGGGGAGCCGCGCTCGGGGCCGTCATGCTAGGCATGAACGCTCCGCACGCGCAGGCTCAAACCGCCGATAAAAAAACGGCCATCAGCGGCTGGGTAAGCTCGCTGCAATACACCGGCAACCTGGGTTCCGACTTCTGGAAGCGCAGCGGCGTCGACATCGAAGTCGGCGGCGGCGGCGGCATCACGCGCTACCTCTCGCCATCCTTCGACCTGGGCGTGTACGGCAACTACGAGACCTACAAGTTCTCGTCGAACACCAAGCCGGGCGAAAACTTTGAAGCCCGCGTGGGCATGATTGATTTGGGCCTCAAGCTCAAAATGAACAACGGCAAGATTCTCAAAGAAGACTTCTTCCTGCAACCCTACCTGATGGCCGGACCGGGCCTGTTCATCACCAACAGCAAGGGGCGGTCGACCTCGCTCGGGCAGGCCGGCCCTACCGATTTCTTTCGCCAGATTCGGCGCGGTGAGGTGTTTGGCGCGGGCGGCTTGCGCTTCCGCCTTTCGCCCTCGGTGTTTGCCGATGTGCAGCTTGGTTACTTCTACCCCTTCACCGATGAGGTGGACGGCGTAGTGCAAAACGATGTGGACAGCCGCAACGACCGGTTTCTGCGCTCCCAGGCGGGCCTCACGGTGGCCTTCGGCCAAGCCAAAGACGAAGACAAAGACGGTGTGCCCGACCGCAAGGACAAGTGCCCCGGCACGCCCGCTGGCGTGGCCGTGGACCCCAACGGCTGCCCGCTGGATAAGGACGGCGACGGCGTGCCCGACTACCAGGACAAATGCCCCGACGTGAAAGGCCTGGCTGCCCTGCAAGGCTGCCCCGACCGCGACGGCGACGGCGTGACCGATGCCGAAGATGCCTGCCCCGATACCCCTGGCAAAGCCGAGCTACGCGGCTGCCCCGACTCGGACAACGACGGTGTGATTGACCAGAACGACAAGTGCCCCGGCACCCCGGCCGGTGTGCGGGTAGACGCCAACGGCTGCCCGCTTGACCGCGACGGCGACGGCGTGCCCGACTACCAGGACCGTTGCCCCGACCGCCCGGGCCCGGCCAGCAACAAAGGCTGCCCCGAGATTAAGGCCGAAGCGAAGAAGCGTCTGCAGGAAGCCACGAAGTTCATCAACTTCGAATTCAATAAGGCCGTGCTCCTCCCCAGCTCGTACCCGACCTTGAAAGACCTCGCGGCACTCATGTCGGAATATCCCGACTATACCATGAGCATTGCCGGCCACACCGACAGCAAAGGCGCCGACGACTACAACCTGCGTCTCTCGTATGACCGCGCTGCTTCGGCCCGCACCTACATGCTGAGCCAAGGCGTACCGGCCGACCGCATCGAGTCGCGCGGCTACGGCGAAACCAAGCCGATTGCCGACAACGCCAAAGCTGCTGGCCAGGCGCTGAATCGCCGCGTGGAGTTCGACCTCTACCTCACCGGCGAGCCCAACTCGGCCGAGGTGAAGTACGGCCCGGCGCCCACCATCTCGGAGCTGCAGAAGACGCCCGAAGGCCGCCCCACGGCAGGCAAGGCGCCCGTGAAAAAGGCTCCGGCCAAAAAGGCGCCCGTGAAAAAAGCTCCCGCCAAGCGCAAGTAA